The segment CCGAACGGGGCCAGGTCCATCGCTGTTGCGCGGGTCAGGCCGATCACGGCGGCTTTGTTGCTGCAATAGGCGACGCTGTTCTTGAAGCCGGTGCGGCCGGCGATGCTGCTCATATTGATGATGCGGCCGTAGCGCTGCTGCTTCATCACCGGCGCGACGGCTTTCGTGCACACGAAGACGCCGGTGTAGTTCACCTCGATCATCAGGTTCCATTCGTTCATGTCGAGTTGTTCGAGCGGCGTGCCGCGGTAAATGCCGGCGTTGTTCACCCAGACATCCACGCGGCCAAATGCGCGGCAGATATCGGACACCGCCTGCTGCATCGCGTCATGGTCGGCGACGTTGGCGCTGATCGACAGCGTCTCCACTCCATACGCATGCCCAAGCTGCGCCGCGAGTTGTTCGCACTTGTCACACTGCAGGTCAATAATCACCACCCGCGCGCCTTCGCAGGCGAAGCGTCGCGCGAACGCCTCGCCTAGCCCTTGCGCGCCGCCGGTGATCACCACGACTTGATCCTTGAATCGGGTCAGGGGCGTATGCATCATGTTGAGATTCGATGTTCGGCGTCACGCGTCGGTCAACGCAGTATGCGGCGCGCCTATCGGCTACGCGCCTTCCAACGCGGCGATGGCTCGGATCAACGCTGGTTCATCGCGCGTGGGCGTTTCGATGGCCAGCACGAACACGAGACCGTCGGCGATGCGAGCGTGCCAACCGACGAACTGATTATCCGCGATTTGAGCAAAGCCGCGGAACGGGGGCAGCGCGCTGCGTCCGACCACCGCTGGGCCGGCTTGCGCTGCCGGTGCGCTTGAAAGCAGCGTCGGCGTCACTGGACGACCTGCGGCCCACTCGGCCAAGGTGGCGGCGACCCGCAGGGGGGTGACGCGCAGTTTTCCCTGGCCGATAGTTTCGCTGTAAGTCGCCGTCGTCGGCAGCGGTGTGGCTTCGTTCGGCAGCTCGAACGGCACAGGCCGGTGCAGGTTCAGCGGCGCAAGATGCGCCATGAAATCGTCCGGCTGATTGAGGACGGCGCGATCGGCCATTGGCGCGTGCGCTTCGACCAGCCAGCGCAGCAACAGGCCGGGCTGATATAAGCCCTGGGTAGCGCGGTTGACCAGCGGGGCGTCGGGGGCGGTGCGCAGGCGTTCCCAGTCTTGCTCCAACCGGTTCGGGTCGAACGTGGGCGCGCTGGCCAGCGCCAGCACTTCGCCGGTGCGCCAGTTCATCACCACGACCGCCCCGCGCGGGTTGGTCAGCGTTGGGGTGGCGCGCAGGGCAGCGACGGCGCGGCGCTGCCAGCTCGCGTCGAGCGTAGCAGTGATCGCGCCGCCGATGCGCGGGCGGTGCAGGAAGTCGTCCAGCCACGTCCGGCTGCCGCGCAGGGTGGCATCGGCGAACGCCTCCAGCCCGCCTGCGCCGTAGCGCTGGCTGTAGTAGCCGACGGCCGGCGCGGCTTCCGGCAGCGGATACCGTCGTTCGTATCGCGGCGGCGCCGATTGGCTGCCGCTGCGCGCGGCGCACGGGGCGAGCGGCTGCGGCGCGCCAACGCACGACGAATAGGCCAGCAGGACGCCATCGCGAGCGTAGATCGCGCCGCGAAAGGTCGCCAGCTCCGCCTCCAGCCGACGCGGGTTATCCGGACGGGCGACCAGCTCCGGCCCGCGCACGATGCTCCAGTAGCCTGTCCCCAGCGCCAACGCGACCAGCCAGGCCGCGCTGAGGCGCATCGCCCGACTGGCAGCCAGCCCTGTCCGTCGGGCCGGCGGGGCCACGGCGCGCGCAGCGCTCATCGGCCTGCCTTCGGCGGCATCTGCCGATAGGCGAATGAGCAGACCGAGCATGAAGTAGCTCACCACCAGCGATGTACCGCCGTAGCTGATGAACGGGAGCGTCACGCCGGTGAGCGGCAACAGCCCGATGTTGCCGCCGACGATGATGGACACCTGCGTGGCCAGCGCCGCAGCGATGCCGCCGGCCAGCAGCGACCCGTAGCGATCGCCGGATCGCAGGCCGATGCGCCAGGCGCGCAGGACGAGCGCCGCGAAGCCGGCCAGCCCAGCCAGCGCGCCGGCCAGCCCTAGCTCTTCGCCGATCATCACGAACGGGAAGTCGGTGTGAACGGCCGGCACATACCCCGGTCGGCCCTGATTGATGCCCTGGCCCAGCAAGCCGCCGCTGGCCAGGGCGATCAACGACTGCACGATTTGAAACGCGCTGCCTTGCGGGTCGCCCCAGGGGTTCAACCAAATGCTCAGTCGCTGCGCCACGCGCGCGGAGAGGAAGTAGCCGGCGATGGCCGTGAGGCCCAGCCCGATGGACAGCCCCAGCGGCAAGCGCGCGTCGCCCGTTGCCAGGTAGAGCATGAAGGCGAACGTGATCACCAGCAACGACGCCGCGCCGAGGTCTTGCTGGATGACGAGCATGGCCAGTGCGATCAGGCCCATCGTGATGGTCGGCGCTAGAGATTGGAGATTGGAGAAATCCCGATGCCTGCCACGCTCGGTAAAGTAAGCGGCCAGGAAGGCGATCATGAGTAGCCGCAGCAGCTCCGAGGGTTGCACAAAGAAGCTGCCGATGTTTAGCCAAAGGCGCGGGCCTGCGCCGGAGGGGTTCACACCAAAGGCCAGCGAGACGAGCAACAACGCCAGCGCTGCGATCAACCAAGTATATTTGAATCGGCGCAGCCAACGCAGGCGGTCGCGCCGGCTACAGACGGCAAGCATGGCTGCGAATGCGACGACCAGCGCCAGGGTTTGCCGCTGCAAAAAGTTGGGGGCAGTGCGCGCGATGGACAGCAAACCAAGGCCGGTGAGCATCACGGCGACCGGCAGGATGACGCCATCGCGCGCCGGCGCAACGCGCGCCAGCCACCCATGCGCGACGATGGCAAGCGCGCTCAGCGCAGCCGGCGCCAGCAGCGGCAGCGGTTCGCTGCGTTGTAACGCCAGCGATGCTGCGCCCAGCCAAGCGGGGAGCAAGCCCAGGCTCAGCAGTGCAAACGGCGAAGTCACCGACCTGTACACGCGCGCATTCTATATTTGTCCTCACGCACGCAGCGCGTTGCTCTCGCAAGGCCGCGCGCCGTGTCATCACCAAAGTCTCGACGATAACCCGACAGCCCAGAGCGCCGCTGAATCAGGGAGGCGTTGCGGCTCCGCCGGCCAGGGCGCAGCAATACCGGTTACAAATGCATCCAGATGCATTCAACTTGACAAACTCCGCCGGCAA is part of the Candidatus Roseilinea sp. genome and harbors:
- a CDS encoding sorbitol 6-phosphate dehydrogenase translates to MMHTPLTRFKDQVVVITGGAQGLGEAFARRFACEGARVVIIDLQCDKCEQLAAQLGHAYGVETLSISANVADHDAMQQAVSDICRAFGRVDVWVNNAGIYRGTPLEQLDMNEWNLMIEVNYTGVFVCTKAVAPVMKQQRYGRIINMSSIAGRTGFKNSVAYCSNKAAVIGLTRATAMDLAPFGVTVNAVCPGSILTDMLRKVDAEICRNEGWPIGTHIARKAEQIPMGRLGTPDEVASVVAFLASSDASYVTGQSIEVDGGEIVV